In one window of Thermodesulfobacteriota bacterium DNA:
- a CDS encoding polymer-forming cytoskeletal protein encodes MFRKEKDRNEKSKTAVAGDITGFIGKGVAMEGRLSFEETMRVDGSFKGDISAPSGALVVGEGAHIEGDIRVGTAVISGTVKGKIEAAQRVELKSPGNMAGEIKTPTLIIEEGVVFDGTCTMLRKDGTARETVEYGEVPQEATIVGGWAGPSS; translated from the coding sequence ATGTTCCGAAAGGAAAAGGACAGGAATGAGAAGAGCAAGACCGCTGTAGCGGGCGATATCACCGGCTTTATCGGCAAGGGCGTTGCCATGGAAGGGAGGCTCTCGTTTGAGGAGACGATGCGGGTCGACGGAAGCTTCAAGGGCGACATCTCGGCCCCCTCGGGCGCGCTCGTGGTGGGAGAAGGCGCCCATATCGAAGGGGATATAAGGGTCGGCACGGCTGTCATCTCCGGGACGGTCAAGGGGAAGATAGAGGCGGCCCAGAGGGTGGAGCTCAAGTCCCCGGGCAACATGGCCGGAGAGATAAAGACCCCGACCCTCATCATCGAGGAAGGCGTCGTCTTTGACGGCACCTGCACCATGTTAAGGAAAGACGGCACTGCACGGGAGACGGTCGAGTACGGCGAGGTCCCGCAGGAGGCGACCATAGTAGGTGGCTGGGCCGGGCCGTCCTCATAA
- a CDS encoding chloride channel protein — protein MQRKIKEETVIFISVLKWIFLATVVGAIVGLSTTLFVKSLNFGAELAARYDYFFVIMPLGLLASVLIIKYVFPQAAGHGANMVISSIHKNDGKIRPLVIPVEFIRTFITLSTGGSAGKEGPSAQIGAGLASLVADLLRFDGSDRRKLVICGISGGFSSVFGTPLAGAIFGMEVLFVGSIRYEVLLPSFVAGIISYQVSSWMGLTYFYNPITFIPVFSEAFFIKVIIAGALFGLCSFLLVETLRLGKKASNAISLREEYKALLAGSALVVLSFIFSGKYLGLGLDVIQSALEGGEVPWYAFIMKSFFTSVTLSFGGSGGIGTPIFFVGATAGSAFSRLLDMDPAMLSAIGFVALLAGAANTPIAASIMAVELFGAEVAPYAAVACVISYIITGHRSAYPSQVLAVKKSGSIAIEVGAEVSGTKPDVEYRDRSVIGIIRQILEKSRNGRSGP, from the coding sequence ATGCAGAGGAAAATCAAGGAAGAGACCGTAATATTCATAAGCGTCCTCAAGTGGATATTTCTTGCCACGGTCGTAGGCGCGATCGTCGGCCTCTCCACCACTCTTTTCGTCAAATCCCTGAATTTCGGGGCGGAGCTCGCGGCCCGTTACGATTATTTTTTCGTCATAATGCCCCTCGGCCTCCTTGCGAGCGTCCTCATAATAAAGTACGTCTTTCCGCAGGCTGCCGGACACGGCGCGAACATGGTCATATCGAGCATCCACAAGAACGACGGCAAGATAAGACCGCTCGTCATACCCGTGGAGTTCATCCGCACCTTCATAACGCTCTCCACCGGCGGCTCTGCCGGAAAAGAAGGGCCGAGCGCGCAGATAGGAGCGGGGCTCGCGTCGCTCGTAGCCGACCTCCTCCGGTTCGACGGCTCGGACAGAAGAAAGCTCGTCATCTGCGGCATAAGCGGCGGCTTCTCCTCTGTCTTCGGCACCCCGCTCGCCGGCGCGATATTCGGCATGGAGGTCCTTTTCGTGGGGAGCATACGCTACGAGGTGCTCCTCCCTTCGTTCGTCGCCGGGATCATAAGCTACCAGGTCTCGTCATGGATGGGCCTTACCTATTTCTACAACCCCATTACATTCATACCTGTTTTCAGCGAGGCCTTTTTCATAAAGGTCATAATCGCAGGGGCCCTCTTCGGCCTCTGCTCCTTTCTGCTCGTAGAGACGCTACGGCTCGGGAAGAAGGCCTCTAACGCCATAAGCCTCAGGGAGGAATACAAGGCGCTCCTTGCCGGGAGCGCCCTCGTGGTCCTGAGCTTTATCTTCTCGGGCAAGTACCTGGGCCTGGGCCTCGACGTGATACAGTCGGCCCTCGAGGGCGGGGAGGTCCCCTGGTACGCGTTCATCATGAAATCGTTCTTCACCTCCGTGACCTTGAGCTTCGGCGGCAGCGGCGGCATCGGCACGCCCATATTCTTCGTCGGGGCGACGGCCGGGTCCGCCTTTTCGAGGCTCCTCGACATGGACCCGGCCATGCTCTCGGCTATCGGGTTCGTGGCGCTCCTTGCCGGGGCAGCCAACACGCCCATAGCCGCGAGCATAATGGCGGTCGAGCTATTCGGGGCCGAGGTCGCGCCCTACGCGGCCGTCGCATGCGTCATAAGCTACATTATCACCGGGCACAGGTCCGCTTACCCTTCGCAGGTCCTGGCTGTAAAGAAATCCGGCTCCATAGCGATCGAGGTCGGGGCCGAGGTCTCCGGCACGAAACCGGATGTCGAGTACAGGGACCGGAGCGTGATAGGGATTATCAGGCAGATACTTGAAAAAAGCCGGAACGGCCGCAGTGGACCCTGA
- a CDS encoding endonuclease V: MDPEIIRGLRWPADKERIRDIQAEIAKRKNITPLRRRPCLVAGIDASFLDDKIISVASLLSFPALEPLEESIVVGKAEFPYITGLLSFREGPAVLDALKGLKRRPDLIIFDGQGIAHPLGLGIAAFMGALLDVPSIGSAKTRLVGEYKEPGQKRGDFSDLVYKGTVVGAVVRTRDSVKPLFVSPGHRIDVAGSAEMVLECAPRFRITEPVRRAHLLARKMKRELMRK; encoded by the coding sequence GTGGACCCTGAAATAATAAGGGGCCTCAGATGGCCCGCCGACAAAGAGCGTATCAGGGATATACAGGCCGAAATAGCCAAGAGGAAAAATATAACGCCCTTGAGGAGGCGTCCGTGCCTGGTAGCGGGCATTGACGCCTCTTTTTTGGATGATAAGATTATTAGTGTAGCCTCGCTCTTAAGCTTCCCCGCTCTTGAACCGCTCGAAGAGAGCATCGTTGTTGGAAAAGCCGAGTTCCCGTACATTACGGGCCTCCTCTCCTTCAGGGAGGGGCCTGCAGTGCTGGACGCGCTCAAGGGCTTGAAGAGAAGGCCGGACCTCATCATCTTCGACGGACAGGGCATAGCGCATCCGCTGGGTCTCGGGATTGCGGCGTTCATGGGCGCGCTCTTGGACGTGCCCTCCATAGGCTCTGCAAAAACTAGGCTTGTTGGAGAGTACAAAGAACCCGGGCAGAAGAGAGGCGATTTTTCCGACCTGGTATATAAGGGGACGGTCGTGGGCGCGGTCGTCCGGACCAGGGATAGCGTAAAGCCCCTCTTCGTATCCCCGGGGCACAGGATAGATGTAGCGGGCTCTGCGGAGATGGTGCTTGAATGCGCCCCGCGCTTCAGGATTACAGAGCCGGTCAGGAGGGCGCACCTCCTTGCGAGGAAAATGAAGAGGGAGCTAATGAGAAAGTGA
- a CDS encoding type 1 glutamine amidotransferase domain-containing protein: MANVIMLIENGFEDVEALYPFYRMQEAGHKVTVVGPKPGTYKSKHGYPIEAVKGAGEVRAADFKGLIIPGGQAPDRMRIHEDMVRLAREAVEKGLVVGAICHGAQLLIEADVLRGRRATCYISVKTDVINAGAVYMDAPVVVDGRLVTSRNPGDLPVFGRTLAEMLG, encoded by the coding sequence ATGGCAAACGTAATCATGCTCATCGAGAACGGGTTCGAGGACGTTGAGGCCCTGTATCCCTTCTACAGGATGCAGGAGGCGGGCCACAAGGTCACTGTAGTGGGACCGAAGCCGGGCACATACAAGAGCAAGCACGGCTATCCGATCGAAGCCGTAAAGGGGGCAGGGGAGGTGCGGGCCGCGGATTTCAAGGGCCTCATCATACCCGGAGGACAGGCGCCGGACAGGATGAGGATACACGAAGACATGGTAAGGCTCGCAAGGGAGGCGGTCGAGAAGGGGCTTGTTGTGGGCGCCATCTGCCACGGCGCGCAGCTCCTCATAGAGGCTGACGTGCTCAGGGGCAGGAGGGCGACCTGCTATATATCCGTCAAGACCGACGTCATAAACGCGGGCGCCGTGTACATGGACGCTCCTGTCGTTGTGGACGGCAGGCTCGTCACCTCAAGGAACCCCGGCGACCTGCCCGTCTTCGGCAGGACCCTCGCCGAGATGCTGGGCTAG